From a single Calothrix sp. NIES-2098 genomic region:
- a CDS encoding DegT/DnrJ/EryC1/StrS aminotransferase: protein MIQSVNSVPAFDIKQQYSTLEAEVSAAVLEVLASGRYIGGPLVEGFEKQFAAYHGVTECVACNSGTDALFLALRALNIGAGDEVITTTFTFIATAEVISAVGAKPVFVDIDDTFNIDLQQVAAAITPKTKAIIPVHLFGQPVDMTALMAIAQSHNLAVIEDCAQSTGASWGGQKVGSIGHIGCFSFYPTKNLGGCGDGGAITTNDPAIASQLRVLREHGSKVRYIHEEIGVNSRLDAIQAAILEIKLRYLDNWNERRRAIAAYYHQFLSQVSGIIIPQELAGGVGVWNQYTIRISGEGRNGATAKYRDSIRQQLQERGVSSMVYYPLPLHLQPIYQNLGYQPGSLPKAEQICHEVISLPMFPELTQAQQDQVIYALKDCLG, encoded by the coding sequence ATGATCCAAAGTGTAAATTCCGTCCCTGCTTTTGATATTAAACAGCAATACTCGACTCTTGAAGCAGAAGTGAGTGCCGCTGTCTTAGAGGTTCTGGCTTCTGGTCGTTATATTGGCGGGCCTTTAGTAGAAGGCTTTGAAAAACAGTTTGCCGCTTATCATGGTGTAACTGAATGTGTAGCTTGTAATTCTGGTACTGATGCACTTTTTCTCGCGCTACGTGCCTTAAATATTGGTGCAGGTGATGAAGTCATCACAACAACCTTTACCTTTATTGCTACGGCTGAGGTTATTAGTGCCGTAGGTGCCAAGCCAGTTTTTGTTGATATTGATGATACGTTTAATATCGATTTACAGCAGGTAGCAGCGGCAATTACACCCAAAACTAAAGCCATTATTCCAGTTCATTTGTTTGGGCAACCTGTAGATATGACGGCGCTGATGGCGATTGCACAATCTCACAATTTGGCAGTAATTGAAGATTGTGCTCAGTCTACAGGCGCAAGCTGGGGCGGTCAAAAAGTTGGCAGTATTGGTCACATTGGATGTTTTAGTTTTTACCCCACTAAAAACCTTGGCGGTTGCGGCGACGGCGGTGCAATTACTACTAACGATCCAGCAATTGCTAGCCAACTCCGAGTATTACGAGAGCATGGCAGCAAAGTTCGCTACATCCACGAAGAAATCGGTGTCAATAGCCGCTTGGATGCGATCCAAGCAGCGATTCTAGAAATTAAACTGCGTTATCTCGATAATTGGAATGAGCGACGACGCGCGATCGCAGCTTATTATCATCAGTTCCTCAGCCAAGTTTCCGGTATTATCATCCCTCAAGAATTAGCTGGCGGTGTTGGTGTATGGAATCAATACACGATACGCATCTCTGGTGAAGGGCGAAATGGTGCTACTGCTAAATATCGCGACTCTATCCGTCAGCAATTGCAAGAACGGGGCGTAAGTTCAATGGTTTACTATCCCCTACCCTTACATTTGCAGCCAATTTACCAAAATCTCGGCTATCAACCAGGCTCCTTACCGAAAGCAGAGCAAATCTGTCATGAGGTGATATCTTTACCGATGTTCCCAGAATTGACGCAAGCACAGCAAGACCAGGTGATTTATGCGCTGAAGGATTGTTTGGGGTAA
- a CDS encoding 2,4-dihydroxyhept-2-ene-1,7-dioic acid aldolase has translation MKKSFIEKVRNDAPMIGTVVTLNCPEIVEILSLCNFDWLFLDMEHGTLSVASVQHLIQAIRGDCSVIVRIPENSTVWIKKVLDTGCDGILVPQVKNADEARRAVMASKYPPQGERSVGIARAHSYGMSFSEYVACANDTIALIIQIEHIHAVDNLDEILDVEGIDGVFIGPYDLSGSMNLLGQVNSELVQEAIQRVKQKCKAKSMPVGIFVMKGEAAQKEIKDGCKFIAVAIDSVLLSNAAQNTLALAKGSATN, from the coding sequence ATGAAGAAAAGTTTTATTGAAAAGGTAAGAAACGACGCACCTATGATAGGAACAGTTGTCACCCTCAACTGTCCTGAAATAGTAGAGATTTTATCTCTGTGTAATTTTGACTGGCTGTTTCTCGACATGGAACATGGAACGTTATCGGTTGCTTCGGTACAACACTTGATTCAAGCAATACGTGGTGATTGTTCCGTTATTGTGAGAATTCCAGAGAACAGTACCGTATGGATTAAGAAAGTATTAGATACAGGGTGTGACGGTATTCTTGTACCACAGGTAAAGAATGCAGACGAAGCACGACGAGCTGTAATGGCAAGTAAATACCCGCCACAAGGTGAACGAAGTGTAGGTATTGCTAGAGCACATAGCTATGGTATGTCATTTTCTGAGTATGTGGCTTGTGCAAATGACACAATTGCTCTAATTATCCAAATTGAACATATTCATGCTGTCGATAATCTTGATGAGATACTTGATGTTGAGGGAATTGATGGGGTTTTTATCGGCCCTTATGACTTGTCAGGAAGTATGAATTTATTAGGACAAGTGAATAGTGAACTTGTTCAAGAGGCAATACAGCGGGTTAAGCAGAAATGTAAAGCAAAATCTATGCCAGTTGGTATTTTTGTCATGAAAGGAGAAGCCGCACAGAAGGAAATTAAAGATGGCTGCAAATTTATTGCCGTCGCTATTGACAGTGTTCTTTTATCGAATGCTGCTCAAAATACACTCGCACTAGCTAAGGGTTCAGCTACCAATTAA
- a CDS encoding exodeoxyribonuclease III — protein sequence MKIATWNVNSIRTRLEQAIDWLNQNPVDVLCLQETKVVDADFPRSPFEKLGYQVYISGQKAYNGVALISRQPLLDVSTGFTSIVPNLQPEWDEQKRVITGMIDDVRIVNLYVPNGSSVGSEKYEYKLRWLTVLREYLQILLKSQSAICVCGDFNIALEAKDIHEQVKADNHIMASEPERQALRDILTLGFADAFRKFTSEGGHYSWWDYRTAAFRRNLGWRIDHHYLTPVLYESAKSCIIDVAPRKLPQPSDHTPVIVEF from the coding sequence ATGAAAATTGCAACTTGGAACGTCAATTCAATTCGCACTCGTCTAGAACAAGCGATCGATTGGTTAAACCAAAACCCAGTTGATGTACTTTGCTTACAAGAAACGAAAGTTGTAGATGCAGACTTTCCGCGATCGCCATTTGAAAAACTAGGCTATCAAGTTTATATTTCCGGACAAAAAGCATACAACGGTGTAGCTTTAATTAGCCGTCAACCGCTGTTAGATGTCAGTACTGGATTCACATCAATTGTGCCCAATTTACAACCAGAATGGGACGAACAAAAACGCGTAATTACGGGAATGATTGATGATGTTAGGATTGTGAATCTTTATGTTCCTAATGGTTCATCTGTAGGTAGTGAAAAATACGAATATAAGCTGCGTTGGCTGACAGTATTGCGCGAGTATTTACAAATACTATTAAAATCCCAATCTGCTATCTGTGTATGCGGTGACTTTAATATCGCTTTAGAAGCCAAAGATATTCACGAGCAAGTCAAAGCCGACAATCACATCATGGCATCCGAACCAGAACGCCAAGCCCTACGGGATATATTAACGCTGGGATTTGCTGATGCTTTTCGCAAATTCACCTCTGAAGGCGGACACTACAGTTGGTGGGACTATCGCACCGCCGCTTTTCGACGCAACTTAGGGTGGCGGATTGACCATCATTACCTCACGCCAGTTTTGTATGAGAGCGCTAAAAGCTGTATTATCGATGTTGCACCGAGAAAGTTACCCCAACCTAGCGACCATACACCAGTAATTGTGGAATTTTAA
- a CDS encoding zinc-containing alcohol dehydrogenase superfamily protein, whose protein sequence is MLAALLYGQEDLRLKDVADPTPAAGEVVIQVGAATTCGTDLKVWRRGGHARMLTPPTLFGHEAAGQIVALGEGVTGWQIGDRVVANNSAPCMNCFFCQRREYSLCPNLTWNNGTFAQYLKIPAPIVQHNLWRIPDELPYELAAMTEPLACVLHGVGRTQIKAEDRVVVLGDGAIGLMFVAALADRAAEVWLWGGNDQRLEIGQKLGAAKTFNYHQTPDIPGVVKELTQGWGADVVIEATGVPSVWETAIACARPGATVNLFGGCPRDTSITVNTEQLHYSELTLKGVFHNTPEYVQAALAAIASRKHPLELLISEHRPLKDLAQVFNDMKARKVIKVALTPE, encoded by the coding sequence TTGTTAGCAGCCCTACTTTATGGTCAAGAAGATCTCCGGTTAAAAGATGTCGCAGATCCAACTCCCGCTGCTGGTGAAGTAGTAATTCAAGTTGGTGCTGCTACAACTTGCGGAACCGATTTAAAAGTGTGGCGGCGTGGTGGTCATGCCAGAATGCTGACACCACCAACTTTATTTGGTCATGAAGCCGCTGGGCAAATTGTTGCCTTGGGTGAAGGTGTTACAGGTTGGCAAATAGGCGATCGCGTTGTCGCCAATAATTCTGCCCCATGCATGAACTGCTTTTTTTGTCAACGCCGAGAATATTCTTTATGCCCAAATTTGACCTGGAATAATGGAACTTTTGCCCAATATCTCAAAATTCCCGCGCCGATAGTACAGCATAATTTATGGCGCATTCCCGATGAGTTGCCCTATGAATTGGCAGCGATGACCGAACCCTTAGCTTGTGTATTGCATGGGGTAGGACGTACCCAAATCAAAGCTGAGGATCGCGTGGTTGTGTTGGGCGATGGGGCAATCGGGCTAATGTTTGTCGCAGCTTTAGCCGATCGCGCAGCCGAGGTTTGGCTGTGGGGTGGTAACGACCAAAGGCTAGAAATTGGTCAAAAATTAGGTGCAGCTAAGACTTTTAACTATCACCAAACTCCGGATATTCCCGGCGTGGTGAAAGAACTTACCCAAGGATGGGGCGCAGATGTGGTAATTGAAGCAACTGGAGTACCAAGCGTTTGGGAAACTGCGATCGCCTGTGCGCGTCCTGGTGCAACAGTTAACTTATTTGGTGGTTGTCCGCGAGACACGAGTATTACCGTCAACACAGAACAGCTACACTACAGCGAACTGACTCTTAAGGGTGTGTTTCACAATACCCCAGAATATGTCCAAGCTGCCCTAGCAGCGATCGCTAGTCGTAAACATCCTTTAGAACTGCTGATTAGCGAACATCGCCCCTTAAAGGATTTAGCGCAGGTGTTTAATGATATGAAAGCGCGTAAGGTAATTAAAGTAGCGCTGACACCTGAATGA
- a CDS encoding group 1 glycosyl transferase, whose translation MKIAQVAPLWERVPPPTYGGIELVVSHLTDELVRRGHEVTLFASGDSQTLANLEAVYPRALRLDPNVKEYAVYEMLELSQVYQRSQEFDIIHSHVGISALSLASLVSTPTVHTLHGSFTKDNRKAFSHHQKQPYISISNAQRQIDLNYFGTVYNGIKPEDYPFKEKPQEPGYLAFLGRFSPEKGPHHAIAIAKQSGWRLKMAGKIDVVDSKFFEQEIAPHIDGQQIEYLGEVNHTQKAELLGNAAITLFPITWQEPFGLVMIESMATGTPVIAMNLGSVPEVIAHGETGFICQSYDQMAEMIPQALKLNRLNCRKHVESKFSVAQMVNGYEAVYQQIIKDRIDLNGHIHAAKIHF comes from the coding sequence ATGAAAATCGCTCAAGTTGCCCCCTTATGGGAACGAGTTCCACCTCCAACATACGGAGGAATTGAACTGGTAGTGAGTCACTTGACCGATGAACTAGTTCGTCGCGGTCATGAAGTCACTTTATTTGCCTCTGGTGATTCTCAAACTTTGGCTAATTTAGAAGCAGTTTATCCGCGAGCGCTGCGCTTAGACCCAAATGTCAAAGAATATGCAGTGTATGAAATGCTTGAACTTAGCCAAGTCTACCAGCGATCGCAGGAATTCGATATTATCCATTCCCATGTAGGGATTTCGGCACTATCCTTAGCGAGTTTAGTATCAACTCCCACTGTACATACTCTGCACGGTAGCTTTACCAAGGATAACCGCAAGGCTTTTAGCCACCATCAAAAGCAACCATACATCAGTATTAGTAACGCACAGCGGCAGATAGATTTAAACTACTTTGGCACTGTTTATAACGGAATTAAACCTGAAGATTACCCCTTTAAGGAAAAACCCCAAGAACCTGGGTATTTGGCATTCCTAGGGCGCTTTTCCCCCGAAAAAGGCCCCCACCATGCGATCGCCATTGCTAAACAAAGTGGTTGGCGCTTGAAAATGGCAGGAAAGATTGATGTAGTAGACTCAAAGTTTTTTGAACAAGAAATTGCCCCCCATATAGATGGTCAGCAAATTGAATATTTAGGTGAAGTTAACCACACACAAAAAGCTGAACTCTTGGGCAATGCTGCAATTACTCTCTTTCCTATAACCTGGCAAGAACCTTTTGGTTTAGTCATGATTGAATCAATGGCAACTGGTACACCTGTAATTGCCATGAATCTCGGTTCCGTTCCAGAAGTGATTGCTCACGGTGAAACAGGTTTTATCTGTCAAAGCTATGACCAAATGGCAGAGATGATTCCGCAAGCTTTAAAACTGAATAGATTAAACTGTCGCAAACACGTAGAAAGCAAATTTAGCGTTGCCCAAATGGTTAACGGTTATGAAGCAGTCTACCAACAAATTATTAAAGATCGCATAGACTTGAATGGGCACATTCACGCTGCCAAAATCCACTTTTAA
- a CDS encoding putative sensor protein — MTVEKESAFMDWLIGGGEMGKLIRSKDWSNTPLGAIASWPQSLRTTVSLCLASNFPISITWGSQHIQIYNDGYWPICGAKHPHAMGQDFRECWASAWPAIEEAFNRACAGETSYLENQRMFLDRHGYLEETFFTFSFSPIRDETGGVGGLFHPVTELTQQTLAERRLKVLRNLSHNTTDAKTVAEAIALVAQTLTQQALDLPFVLIYVVDADCKQAQLIESVGLAKGTVASPILIDLESSSTWPLTEVLQSQQSLLVDDLAGRFGSFSCGPYSEPPQTAIILPINLPGMEHLFGLLVAGISARRALDRPYQLFYDMLGDAVTNALAKAHAYEVERKRAEALAEIDRAKTVFFSNVSHEFRTPLTLMLAPLEDALADIEAALPPTQRDRLELVRRNGLRLLKLVNTLLDFSRIEAGRIQAVYEPTDLATFTADLASTFRSLIERAGMCLVVDCPPLPVEIYIDREMWEKIVLNLLSNAFKFTFTGTISVRLQNLSDRVELAIADTGTGIPPEEIPHLFERFHRVKGVDGRSFEGSGIGLSLVQELVKLHGGTVKVTSKLSEGSCFIVSIPTGFTHLPPDKIGGSRTLASTAIGTSPYVEEALRWLPEAETENSSLSAHTLPHFPHSLPSPAYILIVDDNADMRNYIQRLLGQRYEVEAVEDGIAALNAIYKRLPDLVLTDVMMPRLDGFELLRQLRANPRTQELAIILLSARAGEESRIEGLETGADDYLVKPFSTRELLARVEANLKMAQMRKDTAVREYALRLSAEKAQREAEATFEQLTHVLDSMSDAFVRLDKDWRIVDLNAAAEKINKKPRTAVIGKTQWEEWPASVGTNIEFQYRRAITKHIPVHFEHHYYVPPNYDVWVEIHAYPLTEGLGVFFRDITERKQAEAKLKQSHEELEIRVAERTAELSQINADLQQSESILRSFFNSGAMLMGIVELHGDDILHISDNQATAQFFGTTPEAMQNRFATELGIPQPTIQKWLSYYRQAQQIQAPVQFEYPHDTPTEQRWLSATVCPIAFSHKGYPRFSYIVEDITARKQSEARIEASLREKEVLLKEIHHRVKNNLGIVSSLLQMQSRRTQDIQANAILRDSQNRIASIALVHEKLYGSQDLSNIDFAQYLRDLTAHLFASTNINSRQIKLNVQVENVALDIETAVPCGLIVNELISNALKYAFPDDSPAQTLREGEIHIGLSQASLVIEGQPQNILTLIVRDNGIGLPENFDIKKAKTLGITLVQGLVRQIQGKLEINCQQGTEFKITFLANQPVPKIELW; from the coding sequence ATGACTGTCGAGAAAGAATCTGCATTTATGGACTGGCTCATCGGTGGCGGTGAGATGGGCAAGCTAATTCGCTCTAAGGACTGGTCAAATACGCCACTGGGTGCGATCGCTTCCTGGCCTCAAAGCTTGCGCACAACAGTCAGTCTTTGCTTGGCTTCTAATTTCCCCATCTCCATTACCTGGGGTTCTCAACATATCCAGATTTACAACGACGGCTACTGGCCAATTTGTGGCGCAAAGCATCCCCACGCAATGGGGCAAGATTTTCGTGAATGCTGGGCATCAGCTTGGCCAGCAATTGAAGAAGCATTTAACCGTGCCTGTGCAGGTGAAACTTCCTACCTGGAGAACCAACGGATGTTTCTCGATCGCCACGGCTATTTGGAAGAGACATTCTTCACTTTTTCCTTCAGTCCCATTCGTGACGAGACAGGCGGCGTTGGCGGACTGTTTCATCCGGTGACAGAATTAACTCAACAAACCCTGGCAGAACGTCGGCTTAAGGTATTGCGCAATTTATCTCACAATACAACGGATGCCAAGACCGTTGCCGAAGCGATCGCCCTAGTAGCGCAGACACTTACTCAGCAAGCTCTCGATCTACCCTTTGTCTTAATATATGTGGTTGATGCTGACTGCAAACAGGCACAACTCATTGAAAGTGTTGGTTTAGCTAAGGGAACTGTCGCTAGCCCAATACTAATAGATTTGGAATCCTCATCGACATGGCCGCTAACAGAGGTATTACAATCCCAGCAATCGCTGCTTGTCGATGATTTGGCAGGGCGATTTGGTTCATTCTCCTGCGGCCCCTATTCAGAACCACCGCAAACAGCAATAATTTTGCCGATAAATCTCCCAGGAATGGAGCATTTATTCGGGCTGTTGGTGGCCGGGATCAGTGCGCGGCGGGCGCTCGATCGACCATACCAACTTTTCTACGATATGCTGGGGGATGCGGTGACGAATGCCCTAGCAAAAGCCCATGCCTATGAAGTTGAACGCAAGCGGGCAGAGGCTCTAGCAGAGATAGACCGCGCCAAAACCGTGTTTTTTAGCAATGTTTCCCATGAATTCCGCACGCCGCTGACTTTAATGTTAGCGCCTTTAGAAGATGCCTTAGCCGACATAGAAGCAGCGTTACCACCCACACAACGCGATCGCCTTGAGCTTGTTCGCCGCAACGGTTTACGATTACTCAAACTGGTAAATACACTCCTCGATTTCTCGCGGATTGAAGCCGGACGCATTCAAGCAGTCTATGAGCCGACGGATTTAGCAACATTCACAGCCGATTTAGCTAGTACGTTTCGCTCCCTCATTGAACGCGCTGGGATGTGCTTGGTGGTAGATTGTCCCCCCTTACCCGTAGAGATTTATATCGATCGGGAAATGTGGGAAAAAATTGTGCTAAATCTTTTATCGAATGCATTTAAATTTACATTTACCGGAACGATTAGCGTTCGCTTGCAGAATTTAAGCGATCGCGTTGAGTTAGCAATTGCAGACACAGGTACTGGCATTCCCCCGGAAGAAATACCCCATTTATTTGAACGCTTTCACCGAGTGAAAGGAGTTGATGGGCGGAGTTTTGAAGGCTCAGGCATTGGCTTGTCGCTGGTACAAGAATTAGTCAAACTGCATGGTGGTACTGTCAAAGTCACCAGTAAATTAAGCGAGGGCAGTTGCTTTATTGTCTCGATTCCCACAGGATTTACCCATTTACCGCCAGACAAGATTGGTGGATCTCGCACCTTGGCATCAACTGCAATCGGAACCAGCCCCTACGTGGAAGAAGCATTACGGTGGCTACCAGAAGCAGAAACAGAAAATTCTTCCTTGTCTGCCCATACTCTCCCACACTTCCCACACTCCCTTCCATCCCCTGCCTACATCCTTATAGTTGATGACAATGCCGATATGCGCAACTACATTCAGCGATTGCTAGGGCAAAGATATGAAGTAGAAGCCGTAGAAGACGGTATTGCTGCACTAAATGCTATTTATAAACGCCTTCCCGATCTGGTGTTAACAGACGTGATGATGCCGCGATTAGATGGCTTTGAACTACTACGACAACTGCGGGCAAATCCCCGGACGCAAGAACTAGCCATTATTCTGCTTTCTGCCCGTGCGGGTGAAGAATCACGCATTGAAGGGCTGGAAACTGGAGCCGATGATTACTTGGTTAAACCGTTCTCCACTCGCGAACTGTTGGCGCGCGTGGAAGCTAATTTAAAGATGGCACAGATGCGTAAAGATACTGCTGTGCGGGAATATGCACTGCGTCTAAGCGCCGAAAAAGCACAACGGGAGGCTGAAGCAACTTTTGAACAATTGACTCATGTTTTAGACAGCATGAGTGATGCCTTTGTTAGATTAGATAAGGACTGGCGAATTGTCGATCTGAATGCAGCGGCTGAGAAGATTAACAAGAAACCTCGCACCGCAGTCATCGGCAAAACTCAGTGGGAGGAATGGCCTGCCTCAGTGGGAACCAATATAGAATTCCAGTATCGACGGGCAATAACAAAGCACATTCCTGTCCACTTCGAGCATCACTATTATGTGCCCCCGAATTACGATGTCTGGGTGGAAATCCACGCCTATCCACTCACAGAAGGTTTAGGAGTTTTCTTTCGTGATATTACCGAACGCAAACAAGCCGAGGCAAAACTCAAACAGTCCCACGAAGAATTAGAAATCCGGGTTGCAGAACGCACAGCCGAGTTAAGCCAAATCAACGCCGATTTACAACAGAGTGAATCAATCCTCCGCAGTTTCTTTAACAGTGGAGCAATGCTTATGGGCATTGTTGAACTACATGGAGATGATATTCTGCACATTTCTGATAATCAGGCAACTGCTCAGTTTTTTGGCACAACACCCGAAGCAATGCAGAATCGCTTTGCCACCGAATTAGGAATACCCCAACCTACTATCCAAAAATGGCTGAGTTATTATCGCCAAGCACAGCAAATTCAAGCCCCTGTGCAATTTGAATATCCCCATGATACTCCCACGGAGCAAAGGTGGCTCTCTGCAACTGTTTGTCCCATTGCATTTAGTCATAAGGGATATCCCAGATTTTCTTATATTGTTGAAGATATCACTGCGCGCAAACAATCAGAGGCGCGTATCGAAGCTTCTCTCCGCGAAAAAGAGGTTTTACTCAAAGAAATTCATCATCGCGTCAAGAATAATCTCGGTATTGTCAGCAGTTTGCTACAAATGCAATCTAGACGCACCCAAGATATACAAGCTAATGCAATCCTCCGCGATAGTCAAAATCGTATTGCTTCTATTGCCTTGGTACATGAAAAGCTATATGGCTCTCAAGACTTGTCAAATATTGATTTTGCGCAATACCTTCGAGACTTAACCGCACATCTATTCGCTTCCACTAATATTAATTCCAGACAAATTAAACTCAATGTTCAGGTTGAGAATGTTGCCTTAGATATTGAAACGGCTGTTCCCTGTGGTTTAATTGTCAACGAACTCATTTCCAATGCCTTGAAATATGCTTTTCCTGACGATTCTCCTGCACAGACACTGAGAGAAGGTGAAATTCACATCGGGCTTTCTCAAGCTAGCCTTGTTATTGAAGGGCAACCGCAAAACATCTTAACTCTCATTGTCAGAGATAATGGCATTGGGCTACCAGAAAACTTTGATATTAAAAAAGCTAAAACTCTAGGCATCACCTTGGTTCAGGGATTAGTTAGACAAATTCAGGGAAAGCTCGAAATCAATTGTCAGCAAGGAACCGAGTTTAAAATTACCTTTTTGGCGAATCAGCCAGTACCTAAAATTGAATTATGGTAG